One segment of Erigeron canadensis isolate Cc75 chromosome 2, C_canadensis_v1, whole genome shotgun sequence DNA contains the following:
- the LOC122586477 gene encoding uncharacterized protein LOC122586477 — protein MHRCISIIKTTINHHRRPRHVSNALFSSSPSATTHLHNPVKNLQNSDQPSPPPPPAIPHKRNLKSRITVTATLISAAVAAMAFIFKSNEHNNSKNKNVSYKDLNFAIDQSNRIFETVRVVTVLLKSLSSVLTNVNYEFEVRVAALLADIVAADESRRAAIIGGGGFIVDWLLDSVALNRGGSYAAQAESARALAYLISDYNVAHFVLSRPHAVPNLLRFIFSAHPHPQEQNQMRRFEIGDPLKGRSMLVAAIMDIVTSHCDNVDKVKSKPMLSKKAAMRDIEAALQVLEEGGMYWGEGGSGEEGKNDGTVVKGIGVKRVLGFSGSHGSIEIEDSRVKARSKTKRVLFNKINDNSPNFIPGLWDDLHCQHVAVPFAAWALANWAMASDVNRSHIQELDHDGHAVVTALAAPERSVKWHGSLVARFLLEDRDLPSDDFVSDWSSSLLSTVSQASKGEDVCLTRVALSAFLLSLERCPRAQEEVMEKSLYLMRETAKRMKKHESIQEALAKGLESLCTGNIHLTLDEGQKWSSILLRWVFGNTSSDATRSSAIRILSHILEDHAPSSVPISQGWLTILLGDILKWRMSSLKGSAQPKDKVKTQIDQANIASGTQAANQLAIAVVNLAINQLGTESLEDLLRIEPFVVPFKKVKKDSKPKVNAADSALATLKGIKTMSEICSDDTICQTRIIDHGVVSLLRRLLLRDDYEILAAREAYNASKNMKSSDHQPASVPDVHDLSKVRVPPAAHIRRHAARFLTGLSVHPKVKEFILNDKVWCDWLEECANGKIPGCNDLKTRSYARATLLNIFCNDYDIDSDSERKHRCPHFTEMIYLINPDLSHWKYPIKERQKSAAKTPLDNSGCVSHSDPPLDVVFVHGLRGGPFKSWRLSECKSSSKSGLVEKIDEEAGKQGTFWPAEWLSSDFPQARLFSLKYKTNLTQWSGSSLPLQEVSSMLLEKLITAGIGDRPVVFVTHSMGGLVVKQMLHQARTEKRDDIVNNTIGVVFYSCPHFGSKLADLPWRMGFVLRPAPTIGELRSGSPTLIKLNDFIRHLHKKGSLDVLSFCETKVTPIVEGYGGWAFRLEIVPIESSYPGYGNYVVLESTDHVNSCKPISKSDPSYHETLHLLHKLRACIHERTT, from the exons atgcACCGGTGTATATCAATAATTAAAACCACCATCAACCACCACCGGCGCCCCCGTCATGTCTCCAATGCCCTCTTTTCATCTTCTCCTTCCGCCACCACTCACCTCCATAATCCCGTCAAAAATCTCCAAAATTCCGACCAACCTTCGCCGCCGCCACCTCCCGCCATCCCCCACAAGCGTAATCTCAAATCTCGAATAACCGTCACCGCAACCTTAATCTCCGCCGCCGTTGCCGCCATGGCATTTATCTTCAAATCAAATgaacataataattcaaaaaataaaaatgtatcaTACAAAGATCTTAATTTCGCAATTGACCAGTCAAACAGAATATTCGAAACGGTTAGAGTTGTAACGGTTTTATTAAAGTCGTTAAGTTCGGTTTTAACAAatgttaattatgaatttgaAGTTAGGGTGGCTGCATTGTTAGCCGATATCGTTGCGGCTGACGAAAGCCGCAGGGCTGCCATTATTGGTGGTGGCGGTTTCATTGTTGATTGGTTGTTGGATTCCGTCGCGTTAAATCGAGGAGGAAGTTACGCGGCTCAAGCGGAATCCGCTCGTGCTCTAGCTTATTTGATTTCTGATTATAATGTTGctcattttgttttgtctagACCTCATGCGGTTCCGAATTTATTGAGGTTTATATTCTCTGCTCATCCTCATCCGCAGGAACAAAAT CAAATGAGGCGTTTTGAAATTGGTGATCCGTTAAAAGGTAGGAGTATGCTTGTTGCAGCAATTATGGATATTGTGACTTCACATTGTGACAATGTGGATAAAGTTAAGTCGAAACCTATGTTATCGAAAAAAGCTGCAATGAGAGATATTGAAGCTGCGCTACAGGTTCTTGAGGAAGGTGGGATGTACTGGGGTGAAGGGGGTAGTGGTGAAGAGGGTAAAAATGATGGAACGGTGGTGAAGGGGATTGGAGTGAAAAGGGTTTTGGGCTTTTCAGGAAGTCATGGGTCGATAGAGATAGAGGATTCTAGAGTTAAAGCTAGGAGTAAAACTAAAAGGGTGttgtttaacaaaataaatgataattCACCAAATTTTATTCCCGGTTTATGGGATGATTTGCATTGTCAACATGTTGCGGTCCCTTTTGCTGCATGGGCTTTGGCAAATTGGGCAATGGCGTCAGATGTGAATAGGTCTCATATCCAAGAATTGGATCACGATGGTCATGCTGTCGTGACTGCTTTGGCTGCGCCAGAGAGATCTGTAAAATGGCATGGAAGTTTAGTGGCTAGGTTTTTGTTAGAAGATCGAGATCTCCCTTCAGATGATTTTGTTTCTGATTGGAGTTCCAGTCTTCTTTCTACCGTGTCCCAAGCAAGCAAAGGTGAGGATGTTTGTTTGACCCGTGTGGCTTTGTCTGCATTCTTGCTTTCACTTGAAAGATGTCCCCGGGCTCAAGAGGAGGTTATGGAAAAGAGTCTTTATTTAATGAGAGAAACTGCTAAAAGGATGAAAAAACATGAGTCTATTCAAGAAGCATTGGCAAAAGGTTTAGAATCATTGTGTACAGGTAACATACATTTGACTCTTGATGAAGGCCAAAAGTGGTCAAGCATTCTCCTTCGGTGGGTGTTTGGTAATACTTCTTCTGATGCTACTAGATCATCTGCTATAAGAATTCTTTCACATATTCTTGAAGACCATGCACCATCTTCAGTACCAATATCTCAAGGTTGGTTAACTATCTTGCTGGGTGACATTTTGAAATGGAGGATGTCATCACTTAAAGGGAGTGCTCAACCAAAGGACAAAGTGAAG ACTCAAATCGACCAAGCAAATATTGCATCTGGCACACAGGCTGCCAACCAGTTGGCTATTGCTGTGGTTAACTTAGCAATTAATCAGCTTGGAACAGAATCTTTAGAAGATCTTTTGCGCATTGAGCCCTTTGTTGTACCatttaaaaaggttaaaaaggACAGTAAGCCCAAAGTGAATGCTGCAGATTCTGCACTGGCAACTCTTAAAGGGATCAAAACTATGTCTGAAATATGTAGTGATGACACAATTTGTCAGACCAGGATAATTGATCACGGTGTAGTTTCATTACTACGTCGACTCTTGTTAAGAGATGATTATGAGATATTAGCTGCAAGGGAAGCATACAACGcatcaaaaaatatgaaatcCAGTGATCATCAACCTGCAAGTGTTCCTGATGTTCATGATCTATCTAAAGTCCGTGTTCCACCTGCAGCACATATCCGCAGGCATGCAGCTCGATTCTTAACTGGTCTTTCGGTCCATCCAAAAGTCAAAGAAttcattttaaatgataaagtttggtgtgatTGGCTTGAAGAATGTGCAAATGGGAAAATCCCAGGATGCAATGACCTCAAGACTCGAAGCTATGCTAGAGCAACATTGTTAAATATATTTTGCAATGATTACGATATAGATAGTGATTCAGAAAGAAAACATAGGTGTCCTCATTTTACTGAGATGATCTACTTAATCAACCCTGATCTATCTCACTGGAAATATCCTATAAAAGAAAGGCAAAAATCTGCTGCCAAGACACCATTGGATAACAGTGGATGCGTGAGTCATTCAGATCCTCCACTTGATGTTGTGTTTGTTCATGGTTTGCGCGGTGGTCCATTTAAATCTTGGCGGTTATCTGAGTGCAAGTCATCATCTAAATCTGGTCTTGTAGAAAAGATTGACGAAGAAGCAGGGAAGCAAGGCACTTTTTGGCCTGCCGAATGGCTTTCTTCTGATTTTCCTCAGGCCCGTTTGTTTAGTCTTAAGTACAAG ACGAATCTTACACAGTGGTCTGGATCAAGCTTGCCCCTTCAG GAAGTTAGCTCCATGCTATTGGAAAAGCTAATCACTGCAGGCATTGGAGATCGACCAGTTGTATTTGTAACTCACAG CATGGGGGGTTTGGTTGTCAAGCAGATGTTGCACCAGGCTAGGACAGAAAAGAGAGATGATATTGTCAATAACACCATTGGAGTG GTGTTTTATAGCTGCCCACATTTTGGTAGCAAGCTTGCAGATTTGCCTTGGCGAATGGGTTTTGTTCTGAGGCCTGCACCAACG ATAGGAGAATTGAGAAGTGGTTCGCCAACATTAATAAAGCTTAATGATTTTATCCGTCATTTACATAAAAAAGGGTCTCTTGATGTTCTCAGTTTTTGTGAG ACTAAAGTAACTCCAATTGTTGAAGGTTATGGGGGTTGGGCCTTCAGATTGGAAATAGTTCCAATTGAATCTTCATATCCTGGATATGGGAATTACGTA GTGTTAGAGTCAACAGATCATGTAAATTCATGTAAGCCCATAAGCAAAAGTGACCCTTCTTATCATGAAACTTTGCATCTTTTACATAAACTTAGAGCATGTATCCATGAAAGAACAACCTAG